In uncultured Fibrobacter sp., the genomic window TGCTCTTGCAGCTCATGAAGTCGTCGAGCTTTTTCACCTGGTCTTCGCTGAGGCCTGCATCGGCCAATGCCTTGGCGAATGCTTCGGGGCCGATTTTTAAGCGGCGGTCAAGCACCGGGTAAACAAGCGCCGGATTCGGTGCGCCGATTTCTTCGAGGTAGGTAGCAAGGAGCTTGCGGCTAGAAACGCCAATCGCAAATTCGCCGTCCTTGAGGCCGAACTTGCGGAGCATCGTAGCGATGGCGGCCATCAGGTCGGCTTCAGCGTAAATGCTTTCGGTTCCGATGATGTCCATGTTCAGCTGGAAGAATTCGCGGAGACGCCCCTTTTGAGCCTTTTCGTAACGGAAAAGGCGCGGCATGCTGAACCACTTGAAAGGCTTCTTGAGTTCGCGGGCCTTCTGGATTACCAGGCGGGCGAGTGTCGGAGTCATTTCGGGGCGGAGTGCGATTTCGCGGTCGCCCTTGTCCTTAAAGTTGTAAAGCTGGCTTACGATTTCTTCGCCGGACTTGCCCGTATAAAGTTCCAGATGTTCAAACATCGGGCCTTCGTATTCTTCGTAGGCAAAAGATTCGGCGACGCTACGCCAGGTGTCAAAAATGTAGTTCTGGATGCGCTCGGCTTCCGGGTAAAAATCGCGTGTGCCCTTGGGCAACTGAGGAATAGAAATACTCATAGTGGCGTATAATT contains:
- a CDS encoding ATP phosphoribosyltransferase regulatory subunit; its protein translation is MSISIPQLPKGTRDFYPEAERIQNYIFDTWRSVAESFAYEEYEGPMFEHLELYTGKSGEEIVSQLYNFKDKGDREIALRPEMTPTLARLVIQKARELKKPFKWFSMPRLFRYEKAQKGRLREFFQLNMDIIGTESIYAEADLMAAIATMLRKFGLKDGEFAIGVSSRKLLATYLEEIGAPNPALVYPVLDRRLKIGPEAFAKALADAGLSEDQVKKLDDFMSCKS